A genomic segment from Eubalaena glacialis isolate mEubGla1 chromosome 16, mEubGla1.1.hap2.+ XY, whole genome shotgun sequence encodes:
- the RASL11A gene encoding ras-like protein family member 11A, with the protein MRAPTMSGHFLLAPIPESSSDYLLPRDIKLAVLGAGRVGKSAMIVRFLTKRFIGDYEPNTGKLYSRLVCVEGDQLSLQIQDTPGGLQVQDSLSQAVDSLSKCVQWAEGFLLVYSITDYDSYLSIRPLYQHIRKVHPDSKAPVIIVGNKGDLLHARQVQTRDGIQLANELGSLFLEISTSENYEDVCDVFQHLCKEVSKLHSLGGERRRASIIPRPRSPNMQDLKRRFKQALSSKAKAPSALG; encoded by the exons ATGCGGGCGCCCACCATGTCCGGACACTTTCTGCTCGCGCCCATCCCCGAGTCGTCCTCCGACTACCTCCTGCCCAGGGACATCAAACTGGCCGTGCTGGGCGCCGGCCGCGTGGGCAAGAGCG cAATGATTGTGCGCTTCCTGACCAAGAGGTTCATTGGCGATTATGAGCCGAACACAG GCAAGTTGTACTCGCGGCTCGTGTGCGTGGAGGGAGACCAGCTCTCCCTGCAGATCCAGGACACTCCCGGGGGCCTCCAG GTCCAAGACAGCCTCAGCCAGGCGGTCGACTCCCTGTCCAAGTGCGTGCAGTGGGCAGAGGGCTTCCTGCTGGTCTATTCCATCACGGACTATGACAGCTACCTTTCCATCCGCCCCCTGTACCAGCACATCCGGAAGGTCCACCCCGACTCTAAAGCCCCCGTCATCATCGTGGGCAACAAGGGGGACCTTCTGCACGCCCGACAGGTGCAGACCCGTGACGGCATCCAACTGGCCAATGAGCTGGGCAGCCTGTTCCTGGAAATTTCCACCAGTGAAAACTACGAAGATGTCTGTGATGTGTTTCAGCATCTCTGCAAAGAAGTGAGCAAGCTGCACAGCCTcggtggggagaggagaagagcCTCCATCATCCCCCGGCCGCGTTCTCCCAACATGCAGGACCTGAAGAGGCGCTTCAAGCAGGCTCTCTCCTCCAAGGCCAAGGCCCCCTCCGCCCTGGGGTAG
- the RPL21 gene encoding large ribosomal subunit protein eL21, which yields MTNTKGKRRGTRYMFSRPFRKHGVVPLATYMRIYKKGDIVDIKGMGTVQKGMPHKCYHGKTGRVYNVTQHAVGIIVNKQVKGKILAKRINVRIEHIKHSKSRDSFLKRVKENDQKKKEAKEKGTWVQLKRQPAPPREAHFVRTNGKEPELLEPIPYEFMA from the exons ATGACCAAcacaaagggaaagaggaggggcaCCCGCTACATGTTCTCTAGGCCTTTTAGAAAACATG gAGTTGTTCCTTTGGCCACATACATGCGAATCTACAAGAAAGGTGATATTGTAGATATCAAG GGAATGGGCACTGTTCAAAAAGGAATGCCCCACAAATGTTACCATGGCAAAACTGGGAGAGTCTACAATGTTACCCAGCATGCTGTTGGCATCATTGTAAACAAACAAGTTAA GGGCAAGATTCTTGCCAAGAGAATTAATGTGCGTATCGAGCATATTAAGCACTCTAAGAGCCGAGACAGCTTCCTGAAACGGGTGAAGGAAAATgatcagaaaaagaaggaagccaaAGAGAAAGGTACTTGGGTTCAGCTGAAGCGCCAG CCTGCTCCACCCAGAGAAGCACACTTCGTGAGAACCAATGGAAAGGAGCCTGAACTGTTGGAGCCCATTCCCTATGAATTCATGGCATGA